The genome window TCACACTATTTTACACAAAGCCAAAGCTTATTCAGACAACTCAGAGTGAAGCCACTCCAGAGCATTCAAATCATGACAAAACTTTGGATTTTTTCGATACAAGAGACACAGCATCCCACACTTGAAATGACAAGTTAATTAAGAAGGCAGCGGGGTGACTTACGGGCTGCCACATCTCAATCAAGGCAGGGCAAAATGATCCAACATTCATTTTCCTTGTAAGGTTATAATTTTATGATGCTTCTGTTAATGAATGCATCGTGCTGTCTGTCAGTGTAAGGCACACGTGAAAGACAGTGTGACTTGAACAAAAAGCTTATGAAATCCATATATGTACAGCCGTGATTAATTTGGCTCCCTCCTTTATTAGAGTGAATGTGTGGCTGGTGGTGCAGGTGCCTgagtctcctctgtctcctctgtaaTTAGTTTGAAGAAAGGGAGATTAGAGCCCACACACATTATGAAAAATCCAGTAAGACTTTCTATGAGTGAAAGGAATTAATCGCAGGATGCTTTTGCTGAATCCCTGTACGAATGTTTCTCTTTGACATCCCGCACTCGTGCATTCAGACTTTCTACATTTCCAGGGCAAAGATGCTTTTAACACCCTTTCTTCACCTCGCAGCTTTAAATCAGTCATAACAGTGAATTTGTGACTTCtgaaagtctttaaaaaaaaagacacaacttGTGTGTTGGAGGTCTGAAGGACAGAGATAAACAACTATGTCTTAACAGGCGTCCAagatcaaaaatgtaatttctcgAAATTCAGGCGCAGTGGGTGACTAGTAAAAATAACAAGTGCATATCTAGGGAGCACTTAATCAGTGCCGGGATAACAAGACAGAATATTTAACTCTGCTTGGTATTTGACCTCCTAATAGCTCATTACTGAGgtaaggaaataaaatgttgtaatGAAAGTTATGGAGGGGTTGACACATCGACGTGTCTAAAATTGCAAATTTCAGTGTCAAATGATTGTCAAACTATATTCTTCATAGTCGAAAGAGATAATTACGGAATAGTGTGCCGTGTATGGCAGTGCACGAGAAAACAAGTACATTCACTCTTTTCAGATACTGTCAACAACATATAGAAAGAAGGAAGTTATGTTCTTTGAGGAACAATGTGCTTTAAGAACGCTTTTCAGAAACATTGTctgtaaatgtacatttttttaatgcccAGAATGCTTTCAGATGGTTTCTACTTGAAAAAAAGAACCATGTTTAAGGATATGTTCATCCAAAGAAGAACTACTCAGTCATTATTTGGAGCCTCAGAGCAAAATGTTGAAGCAGTCTGCTACTTGTTaagtaaaaactttaaaaaggaTGTAAATTATGTCTTGTCAAACCTACAGTATTTGGTATCTTGGGGCTTTCAGAGACTTGTATTTACAGCACCGTCAAGCTCTAGAAATGTGGAATACAatcaactttccatcagcatggaggttaaaaaaataattttctttacAGCTATTGTACAACTTATTTCTACCAAACAGGAAACTGTGCCTTTAGTTCAAATTTATTTCTGACAATTCTGCTTTGTCACAGGACAAACAGTGAGGCAAAACAATAGAAGGGGTTCATTCTGATCAGTTAACTGCTTATGAAAGCTTCTTCAGCATTTCAAAGCTTATTGAGCTCTCTAACCATGAgcgatttttaaaaatgtaatcttgGGTCCTTTTGGACAGATGAAAGCACGATGAGACGTGCAAGGACCCCGTGCATTTCACCTCAGATTACACACAAAAGCACGTAGCTTTGATGTATGTACTTGTACCATCATTTGCATCCTTAAGTGTTTCTGATTTACATTCGTGACTCGATGGGTATGGAATGTGTTATTTGCATACAAAATAGACATAAAGCAGCAAGGGTGCAACTGCTTAACATCAGCAACTTTGTTTTAACCTACATTTTACACCACTTGCAAAAATAGGgtagaaaatgaaatgatgccTGCAGAATATCAATGTCCAACAGGATCATAAGGGTTGAGCCTTAGTAAATGTAATTACCTATATTTCCAGCACAATAGACTCTGATAATCAGAAAGGACTGCAACAATGGTAGATACTGGAGCAATAAAACATAGTTTGCCACAAAAACCTTCAGTGGCCACAatgtcttttgcattttttcagttatttcatTACAGTATAAAAGTTGTAAACCAacaattttcttttcatgtgttCTCGCATTTATATAACCAGTCATCAACATTGACTGAAATGTCCAACCATATTGGAAATAATTGATTATGTGTTAGGGTGGATTTTCCCTTTTGCAAGTAGGGTGTTAGATGTGACATCCGGCTGACATGTCTGTGGTAACTGCACGACACAGCTGTGgctattcattttcattattgctCAAACTGCCAACTATTCTGTTGATAAATTAAACGTTTTGTCTATATAGtgtcaaaaaatgtgttaaaattaATCACATTGTACGGAAGGCAAATTTTAAATGCTCACACCTGAGAAACTTACACTACAAAATGTTCAGTATTTTTCAGGAAAATGATCAATTATCATTAAtaaacaattaatcatttaaaaaaaaaaaacagttgctgAATATTTGATGCATTGGATAAGAAAAGGCTTAAAACCTAAAATGTAATCTTTATTGTCAGACAGGAAAAGCAACACAATGCAGGTTACAGTATGATGTGTTTCCAAGTAGACACAACAATGTGTGCTCAAAGTAAAATGAACAGTAGTCTCACATATCAATCTCAGTATAAATGCCTGAACcaaattgaattgaaatgattgctttaaaggaaagaaaaaaaaattaaaaaaggctTTGTGGAATTCATTAAAAAGGTTACACTCTCACTTCCTCTATGTACATGCCAATACTCACATTCACAAACATCGCATACACCTTCTTACAGTCATACTAATGACGTTTAATGAAAAGAATTCAAAGTGAACATCAAAaactagatttaaaaaaatagtcTCTCATTTTTCATGATCTAGTGAACATCCACGGACATTTTCCTCACACCAGCAAGAAAAGAGTTCCAATAAAAGCGCTCGACTCTCACCTCTCCCTCAGCTCAgcacaggaagtcacacagatCAACCCCATCTCCAGATTTAGGCATCGTGAACAAGGCCCCACCAAGTAGCTGATCAAAAGATCCCCCATCAGTCAGATGGACATCAGCTCTCCTGTTTGTCCTTGACCAAAAGAGCTGTATGCTGCCCTCCACTGGAGGCTGTCAGTACTACACGGTTCTCCAGCTGCTTGCCCGTCATCTTAACGGGGCTCCAttcatcatcctcctctccgGTGCCAAGCTGCAGGTTGGTGCCCATGCCCCAGGCGTACACAGATCCTGGAGTGACAACAGGCAACAGAAGGTGGAGTGAgcaacctttttaaaaaataatgttttaaccTTTTTGGCTCATTCAGGATTCTTACGCCATTTTCAcagtcaaattcaagcactttaatAGGGGGATTTCCAGCTTTTAACTGTGATGAATTACATATTTTTGTATATCTAAATTGTAGGAGCCGTGTTTGAGAAAGGAGCATTCATGAATTTAAGTTACAGAAGTAGAAggaatatttacattatttacagtttgATGTATCCACaattcatatttacagtaatgCAATTGATCAATCGTTTGGTTTGTTGTGCCTAAAATGTGCTGATAATTGAAATCTGTAAAATCTCATTCATACTGCATTTGTAATATCTGGAAGTAGTTAATGAGAACAGTTTCCTGGTAACCTGATGCCTTGTGAGTTTTGTTTCTCGTGGGTATCTCCGGGCCAGTCAGGCATGGGTGGAGACAGTTTGACTGTTGTGAATTCTTGCATCAGTGTTTTGATAAGCTTGGATTTTTAATCATTCTGTATCACCCTCTCTGGTGTTGAAGTGAGCTGGTCAACTACAGCAAGTGCTAGATTAGATGTGATTGGATGTGGATGGAGACAAAGGGAATCGTCAAGCTAAGGCTTCATTCATTGAGAAAACCCAAATTACTCAAAGATTATTTCACTTTGTCACATTAGATCTGATGTTATTGTGCTAGAAATTactaatgttatgttgtgtgatAACTTTCTACAGAACAGTGACAAATTTAGGAAAACACAAAGGTTTCATGTGTCAGAACATATCATCTGTCTGCAAGTAACTACATGTGTAACTAGACATCATCTATAATCTGGTTTAGCCAATATACAATGATGTAATATTAAATTAATCCAGCTACAGGTTAATGTACTTCTTAAAaggacaaaataaaatgcaactCTTTACAGTGAGTTCATGCTCTTTACAGACAAATGAAGCTGACACACACTTTGGAAAAACTGTCAAGGACTAAGGACTTGCCATGAAAGCAAGTGACACTTAAGTAAACACTTATGAAACCAACTCTGATCACTCAAACTTCTAAtgccttttctttgtttctcacCTTCTCTGGTCACAGCGAAGCTGACAGACGCCCCACATGCCACACTGCTGGCCGGCTCCATCCCAGTCACAAGCGTGGGCTCACTCTTCTCTTCAGCGCCTTCACCCAGACCCAGACGACCATAATCTGCTCTGCCCAGACTGTACACCTGTCCTACAAGAGGAAGACATTCAGAGGATTCATCTGTTTGCTTATATCACCTGCTGTTCTTGGTGtgtcttattttattatttcgacaaaactattttttacattttgaattccAAACAGTGTCAACTTTTAGTCTCTAACAGACTTAAATGCTGAAACATAATGTGTAACATCAGTTGTAAATGACTTGCTTACTTACGTATCACCTTGTAAAGGCGAAGCAGCATAAATCTGGATCAGGCCTGAAAGAGCACATATGTGGAACTTACCTTCGGCATCAAGGCAGACTGAGTGATGTTGCCCTCCAGAAAACTGCACCCAGGAAGTGGTGGAGTTCTTGAAGCACATCAGTTTTTCCGGGGAAAAACATATCTTGGTGCTTTTAGTCCCTGAAAGATTGGATAAAAGGTATGAGGACAAATAAATTGACCTCACAATGTTTGATACAACTGCCTTCAAGCAGAATATGGCCAACTGACTAAAACATATCTGGAAAACAATGtcagataataaataaaaaggctgTTATTGAACCAGGGAAGTCCCACGAGGGAATCAAGAgggaattttatttttttttaaatataatacaaCTGTAAAGTACACTTAGTAATCTGAAAGCAGTCTAGATACCACTACAGTTAAAATTACAATACAGATTAATGGAATTTACGCTCTCAAAAAAGGCCATACTAACCCAGCTGGTGATAGTTGGCGAGGCCAAATCCATAAATATGTCCTTCTTTTGTCACAGCAAAGGTGAAGTACGACCCACAGAAGACATCGATGCACTTAACTTTgccttctttcccttttttccctttcagaGAAACTACCTGTGGTACCAGCATACGGTCTGAAATCAGAGGACACACAGTCAGCCAGAACGCTACATTGATACACATTAAAGCCATGAAAACTTCGACTGTCAATGTAACCATAAATCAGAAATGTATACGTGTTAAATCTTGTGCTATTGATGCTCCAGGCTTGTGTTACTTACCGAGGCCCTTCCTGCCTCCTCTGTTTGAAAAGATTTCAGGCACTCTCCCCAGCTGCCCCTGCTCTCCATTGCCTGATGAGTAAAGGTATCCCTCCAGTGTAACCATTACCAGGTGGTCGTTACCTATCAAAGAAATTGTGAAAGATCAAAGGAAACATTATCAGACGTAATCTGCAGcatagaaacaaaaacatgctgcACTGAAGCGGACTCATTCTTACCTGATGCAATTTTCACAACTGGTTCAGGCATGGGGACTTTGACTGGAAGAGTACATGTTTTTAGGGGCTCCAGTAGGCCTATGACACCGTTGTTATCCTGGAAAAAAGGGTCCAGCATATTAAAAAGTGTATGGAAGGTAGTTGATGGGATGTATACTGTAATACACATTCCAAATATAACATCAGATCtgagataaaaacaacaacatcataaaTAAGGAACAGAGATTACATAGTGAAACATAGCCTTACTCCTGTCAGACTGTAGAGGGCAGGCAAAGGTACAGTAATGGAGATGCGATTGCCAGTGTGCCATGGAGAATTAATTATGAAAAAACAAGTAGTAATGATAGTGATAGTACATGTGGAgagatgaaaataataaagaatgTTGTAACAAAGGATCATCATGTTTGAACAGCTTTACTTTTCCCTCTAACAAATTAAGAAAACTTAAGCCACTTTATCTCAAACCATGAACAATGCTGCAACTGTCAGAGATTTGGTCATGTAGCCACATGCAGCAGATAATACAGAGatcaaaaaaatgaatgtgagAAAAAGTTCCAAAGCTCAGATTTCGCGAAGAACCTCTCCTGTTCAAAGGCAATTAGAGAGGTCTGAAGTGAGAGACGCACATGACTGGGGAGAAACAGATATCAGGAGGGTTAAGAAAGGAAACTGATGAGAGGAAACCTGAAAGACCATTTGACGTTAAAGCATCAGAGCCTCATGTCCGATTTAACCAAATAAGAAGTGGTTGATGACCTAAGGCCTCAGTCAGCCCAAATCATATATTGCAGCAATGAAGCCAGTCCTCCCTTTTCTTTACAGTGGGGGTGGAGTGgtgcagagaaaaacaaaaacatagcAGCCCTGTGGCAGAAAGGCTAAAACAGAATCAACACAAGCTGATGTGTCACGCTATGGTTGCCAAATTACATCAAGCATACTACAAGCACTGGTTGAAACAACACATTATGTGTCAGGTTGAAACTGATGCTTTAATATAGGCCAAAAaagacacatgcacaaaaattgTGAAGTCTGCAAAATTGCTACAAATGTCTATTATCTTGCCTCAAACAATATCAAACCACCAGGACACTGCAACCGCAGCGGAGGAGAAATACTCTGCAAACCTGTCTGTTATTCTAGTTTGGAGGCATGTGGAGACTTGTTAGTGTTATTGCTTTAGTCAAAACAGCAACCAATTACTTAACAGTAATCATAATtcagtaaatacattttatatatggGGAGGGAGAACTTGCTTTCCCAGTGACAGCAAGgaaagtggaggagtttaaatATCTTTTTCAAGTGGatactttaaaaatgtgatgatgtgGGGAAGttatctcacacacaaacatcctgaCTTATGAACGCAGATCTAGGTGGCTGATAACAGCAGGTTACTAACCCTGAAGGCACCCCACATGTACACTGTTCCATCATCTGTGAGTGCAGCTGTGTGGCTGTCCCCTGCCGACACCTGGACCACCTTCTCCTCCAGAGGCACCTTTCCTGGAACCATCTCAGACCCCGACTCTGTTGTGTCCCGACCAAGGGCTCCTTCATCATTACAGCCAAAAGTGTAGacctaaaaaacaaacaaaaaaaatgtgttgaaatgttagCAGGCAGCCACAGTAATAGTACTACTATTCCATGTAAAAAGACAAGACAGATGATCACCTACATTGCCAGTGTCGCTCAGGCATACAGTGTGCATGCCTCCAGCCACCACTTGCACAATTTTCTCTGGCAGGGACACAAGGGACGGCTTCTTCCTCTGAAAGATGTCCTCGCCGTGACCCAACTGTCCAACATCACCCATGCCCAGAACAAGAACCTGGCCTGCCTCCTTCCCATGACTCCTGTGGgaaactgtcacacacacaattttCATGTTAATCAAAAGTAATTATATCATAatcaaaaatgcagctacaaAGCTTACTCAAATTGCATACAGCCAAGTGCTTTCCATTCAGGAACTTGGCGTAAACTATTCTCATGAAATTGATTTGGTTCTTCTagtttgaatgaatgaatgaatgaataaataaataatacatacacacacacctttatcAACTGTTTGCTTTCTGAAAACTCAATGATTTACCTTTCACTTTCTTGGGGTCTTGCACATCTTCCACAATGGGCTCAGACTTCCTCTTAGTGGTGGTCTTTTTTGCAGGCATGACAGCAACACTTAAGGactttggaaaaacaaacaaacaagaggaCTGATTCTAATAACCTACCATGGGTTATAGTCAGCCATCCATTATGATCTCTCCTGCAGATCTCAACACAACTGGACCTTCTTTGATTTCGAGGAGCTTTGAGTGAAAGTATACCCATGGTAACTTAGGCACTAACTCACAAGCCTACTGGCAAACAAAGTTGACCAACTGATATGACCCAGGAGTTGTTTGACTTCAACAGCTGTCAGAGAGTCATTTCAATGGCTGGAACAGTGTCAGGTTCAGGACAGCTGTGGCTCGTCCACTTCTGCTCCCAGGCTGTTATAACCTCCGCAGTACTGAGGGCACTTCAAACTAGAGTCACTCTCAGCTCTCAGTCACCCAACTCTTTGATAAACACGTTTTCTGTAAAGACGTGTCTAGCTAGTGGTGTCAGTGCTTTAACATTCAACATGCGCTCAACATGCCGTAGTTTAAAATAGGCAGCGTGATCTAACGTTAACGCTGGCAGTGCCCATGCGTCCTTGCTAACACCCAGATAGCTAGGTTAACATGACTGAAAAGCGTGTACATGGCAGAGCTTCAGTCTACCTATCGATCGCAAATACATGTGACGCGATCAGGTACGGTAATACTGCATAAAAAGTCACTTTCACTACGAAGCACATGTGACTTGAACAGCATTAAAGCATACCTAGTCTACATGACACTAGCTAACGTGAGCTGTTTGCTAGCCGGAGCTAACTAACGTAAGCTAGCGGCGTTAGCATGACATTCGGGAACGAAATAAACTACAATAACACAATTTATTGAATGGACTGCATTGACATCGCTTTAGTTGCTCAGCAGTGCTTGCCTTCTGGACATTTTATGCGCTCATAATTTACTAACCTGTGATACGTGGAAGGTTGCAGTTTGCCTAGAAGTGAACGTGCACACCTTGTTCCGCTTGTTCCCGGTCGCTAAATTACGAATCCTACTATGGCAAAAGCAAGGCCCGCCCTACgatgcctctgattggctaggACTCCTTAACCTCATTGGTTCAGGTTGAGGTTTAGGCACGAGGGGTAATGATTGGTTATGTTTAGGGTAAGAGTCGAAGggtgagccaatcagaggaccAGTAAACCGggatttgtgtttttggatgcCCTCATCCTTAAAGGGACAGCAGCACTCAAATGTGCAGTGACGGAAAATAACTGGGACCATTTACCCAAAAAGTAGGTacgttttaaaaaatatatatattcaacaATTAGAGTGTGATTTTAGTGTTAAATTACATTATAGCCTATTTTGCGATTATTACATCAGCTGTATTAACAAGTACAATGTCAATGCTGCAGTCTATTGTAACTACAATATATAGTAAGGTAGTGTAATCTATagtttttatcatttatatatCTATTTTATAATTACGTAATTTAATAATATAACCATGTATTTTACAATTTTATTAATCAGCAATGTCATTAGTAACTATAGCTGTCAAATACAGATAgtggtaaaagtaaaagtaaaagttgcaTAAGTATGGTCAAAGCTGCCCTACACTATATTACCAAAAGTAtttgctcacctgccttgaatcgcatatgaatttaagtgacatcccattcttaatccatagggtttgaTATGATGTCAGTCCACCCTTTGCAACTATTAACAGCTTCaactttccacaaggtttaggagtgtttatgggaatttttgaccattcttccagaagtgcatttgtgaggtcacacactggtGTTGGACGgaaaggcctggctctcagtctccgcactaattcatcccaaaggtttTCTGttgggttgaggtcaggactctgtgcaggccagtcaagttcatccacaccaaactctctcatccatgtttttatggaccttgctttgtgcactggtgcacactcatgttggaacaggaaggggccatccccaaactgttggAATTGTAgtatggaattgtccaacatctcttggtatgctgaagctttcagagttcctttcactggaactaaggggcaaagcccagctcctgaaaaacaaccccacaccataatcccccctccaccaaactttacacttggcacaatgcagtcagacaagtaccgttctcctggcaaccgccaaacccagactcgtccatcagattgccagatggagaagcgtttttcgtcactccagagaacacggctccactgctctagagtccagtggtggAGTGCTTTTTAATCACGGATTTAATCACGGATTATTAACAATTTCAACAGCATCTTCATCCATTAAATGACGCTAACGTATATTTGCAATTTTTAACTGGGGGGATGGCccaatgggagcaccaccctgccccgacacacctacgtacacctcccaaaggacattgggcctcattcaccaatatcttcttaagaatcttcttagattctttcttaagttgttcttaagaggttccttaagaaaacccttcGTCAGATTCACCACcgcgttcgtaagcctcagaattgttcgcagctgtgttcttacattaatgaaagccgcaggagcaatatatatgccattgttttgcaggccttggatggagaaatgccacgtataaatagggtaggggggggggggttactaattgatggcatgtttccaatttacttgatttatcttaaatcattggcacatttgatttattttagaatttaaattctttgtaaattaccaaaaatatgaaagattactcctgagtgttcgtaggatttgttcttgcctaagaacaaatcctagataagaaaaaaatcatgaatgccacaatgggcctcattcatgaaccgttcttaccaacaaatttgttcttaagtcccacttacgaagattttacgaagattgtggcattcatgaattttttcttatctaggattttttcttaggcaagaacaaatcctacgaacactcaggagtactcttacgcacatttc of Sparus aurata chromosome 17, fSpaAur1.1, whole genome shotgun sequence contains these proteins:
- the rcc1 gene encoding regulator of chromosome condensation; the protein is MPAKKTTTKRKSEPIVEDVQDPKKVKVSHRSHGKEAGQVLVLGMGDVGQLGHGEDIFQRKKPSLVSLPEKIVQVVAGGMHTVCLSDTGNVYTFGCNDEGALGRDTTESGSEMVPGKVPLEEKVVQVSAGDSHTAALTDDGTVYMWGAFRDNNGVIGLLEPLKTCTLPVKVPMPEPVVKIASGNDHLVMVTLEGYLYSSGNGEQGQLGRVPEIFSNRGGRKGLDRMLVPQVVSLKGKKGKEGKVKCIDVFCGSYFTFAVTKEGHIYGFGLANYHQLGTKSTKICFSPEKLMCFKNSTTSWVQFSGGQHHSVCLDAEGQVYSLGRADYGRLGLGEGAEEKSEPTLVTGMEPASSVACGASVSFAVTREGSVYAWGMGTNLQLGTGEEDDEWSPVKMTGKQLENRVVLTASSGGQHTALLVKDKQES